A single region of the Kryptolebias marmoratus isolate JLee-2015 linkage group LG10, ASM164957v2, whole genome shotgun sequence genome encodes:
- the LOC108245087 gene encoding potassium voltage-gated channel subfamily S member 3-like, whose amino-acid sequence MVYGQILHQPDDCFINVNVGGFRQRMDHTVLRRFPQTRLGRLLCCSSKEAILELCDDFSPFDMEYYFDRSPSFFCYILNFYLTGKIHLVDGLCVVSFVQEIEYWGIKERHLDLCCSSRFLELMEQTCWDRTSEDQQLQSSGSSAASAEELTALEDNKEIFEGSWCADVRRSVWIRFENPGFSTSAKVMAVASVSVVFVSIVAMCLNSMPDFHRVGSDEKHVENPVLAWFENLCILFFSAEFTLRLAVAPSAKSFLLSPLNVIDLLTILPFYVTLICDKMSEDKNTELENVGKVMQILRLMRVFRILKLARHSAGLRSLGATLRHSSREMGQLVLFLSLGVSLFSALIYFAEQESKVSELQTIPIGWWWATISMTTVGYGDTVPVTSAGRLIGTLCIVCGLLIVALPITNIFNKFSKFHQRKR is encoded by the coding sequence ATGGTTTATGGGCAGATCCTTCATCAGCCTGATGATTGCTTCATTAATGTAAACGTTGGAGGATTCAGGCAGCGCATGGATCACACGGTACTGAGGAGATTCCCGCAGACACGCCTCGGCCGCCTTCTGTGCTGCAGCTCCAAAGAAGCCATCCTGGAGCTTTGCGATGACTTCAGTCCCTTTGACATGGAATACTACTTCGACCGCAGCCCGAGTTTCTTCTGTTACATCCTCAACTTTTACCTGACAGGGAAAATCCACCTGGTGGACGGCCTGTGCGTGGTCTCGTTCGTCCAGGAGATTGAGTACTGGGGCATCAAGGAGCGCCACCTGGActtgtgctgcagcagcagattcCTGGAGCTGATGGAGCAAACATGCTGGGATCGGACAAGTGAAGACCAGCAGCTCCAAAGCTCAGGCTCCTCTGCAGCCTCTGCTGAGGAGCTTACAGCCTTGGAGGACAACAAGGAAATCTTTGAAGGCTCCTGGTGCGCAGATGTTCGCAGGAGTGTTTGGATTCGATTTGAGAATCCAGGTTTCTCCACCTCAGCTAAAGTAATGGCTGTGGCATCTGTGAGCGTGGTCTTTGTCTCCATTGTTGCCATGTGTTTGAACAGCATGCCAGACTTTCATCGGGTGGGTTCTGATGAGAAGCACGTTGAAAACCCAGTGCTGGCTTGGTTTGAGAACCTCTGCATCCTGTTCTTCTCTGCAGAGTTTACTCTTCGTCTGGCCGTTGCACCATCAGCCAAGAGCTTCCTGCTCAGCCCTTTAAATGTTATCGACCTATTGACAATCTTGCCCTTCTACGTGACGTTAATCTGCGATAAAATGAGCGAGGACAAGAACACAGAGCTAGAGAATGTTGGCAAAGTGATGCAGATCTTAAGGTTGATGCGAGTGTTTCGTATTTTGAAGCTGGCTCGTCACTCAGCCGGGCTCCGCTCGCTCGGGGCCACACTGAGACACAGCTCCAGAGAAATGGGCCAGCTGGTGCTCTTCCTGTCTTTGggggtttctttgttttctgctctgatttACTTTGCAGAGCAAGAATCTAAAGtgtcagagctgcagaccaTTCCTATCGGCTGGTGGTGGGCGACCATAAGCATGACCACAGTGGGCTACGGAGACACGGTCCCAGTTACTTCAGCTGGGAGGCTGATAGGAACCCTGTGCATCGTGTGTGGGCTGCTGATTGTTGCTCTGCCCATTACCAACATCTTCAACAAGTTCTCCAAGTTCCACCAGAGGAAAAGATGA
- the fosl2 gene encoding fos-related antigen 2, producing MYQDYSGNYDTSSRGSSTSPAQPESFTSGSSTIGSPISASSYQKYRVDMPGSNSAFIPTINAITTSQDLQWMVQPTVITSMSNPYTRSHPYGHHLTNGPGLLTHNTLARPGVIRSIGDARGRRKRDEQLTPEEEEKRRVRRERNKLAAAKCRNRRRELTEMLQGETEKLEEEKADLQKEIENLQKEKDKLEFMLVAHNPVCKLPMEERHQSSGHQQQQCTPLPLTMRPNVTLRPPMPQVVVKQEPEDMEDKVGKPQRSVIKPICLGGGGGVGGGMYCPDGDSLNTPVVVASTPAATPNAPSLIFTYPNMMEPESPSPSSESCSKAHRRSSSSGDQSSDSLNSPTLLAL from the exons ATGTACCAGGACTACTCCGGGAACTACGACACCTCGTCCCGCGGCAGCAGCACCTCTCCGGCTCAGCCAGAGTCCTTCACGAGCGGCAGCAGCACGATCGGAAGTCCGATCTCTGCCTCCAGCTACCAG AAGTATAGGGTTGACATGCCTGGCTCCAACAGTGCCTTCATCCCCACAATCAATGCAATCACAACCAGCCAAGACCTGCAGTGGATGGTGCAGCCAACCGTTATCACCTCCATGTCCAACCCCTACACCCGCTCGCATCCGTACGGCCATCACCTGACCAACGGGCCGGGGCTGCTGACGCACAACACACTGGCTCGACCCGGGGTCATCCGCTCCATCGGGGACGCCAGAGGCAGGCGCAAGAGGGACGAGCAG CTCACcccagaagaagaggagaaacgGAGGGTGAGGCGCGAGAGGAACAAGTTAGCTGCAGCCAAATGTCGCAACCGCCGCCGAGAGCTCACAGAGATGCTGCAAGgg gaaacagagaagctggaggaggaaaaggcAGACCTGCAGAAGGAGATCGAGAACCTTCAGAAAGAGAAAGACAAGCTGGAGTTCATGCTGGTCGCCCACAATCCCGTGTGCAAGCTGCCCATGGAGGAGCGCCACCAGTCGTCGggacaccagcagcagcagtgcacCCCACTGCCGCTCACCATGCGCCCCAACGTCACCCTACGGCCCCCGATGCCCCAGGTGGTGGTGAAGCAGGAACccgaggacatggaggacaagGTGGGCAAACCTCAGCGCTCCGTCATCAAGCCCATCTGCCTGGGAGGTGGCGGCGGCGTCGGTGGCGGGATGTACTGCCCGGACGGAGACAGCCTGAACACGCCGGTGGTGGTGGCGTCCACCCCAGCAGCCACTCCAAACGCTCCCAGCCTCATATTCACCTACCCGAACATGATGGAGCCCGAGAGCCCGTCACCCTCCTCCGAGTCCTGCTCCAAGGCTCATCGgcggagcagcagcagcggcgacCAATCTTCCGACTCCCTCAACTCGCCCACACTCCTGGCGCTCTGA